From the genome of Streptomyces sp. V1I1, one region includes:
- a CDS encoding LLM class flavin-dependent oxidoreductase: MRVGTFVLAAQFPGQGQGEALHRAVRSAEVAEESGLDSVWLAEHHFVPYGVCPSAVTLAALLLGRTRRIRVGTAVSVLPNAHPVSLGEQTALLHLTSGGRFSLGVGRGGPWVDLEVFGTGLDAYEKDFPESLDLLLRWLREPRVATRGDRFTFREVPVVPRPDELIGGPPEGPEVIVACTSPKSVKLAAERGLPMLLGMHCDDEEKAEMVARWRTDALAAGRPPEEVERAGHVSAGVAQIADRRADASETLLKAMPGWLKQGLDAHVTVDGRRRAMRDPVAYTELLCELHPVGPPRLAADRIAATAERTGITRFALLAEGSGDLAATEENVRRLGTEVLPLLS, from the coding sequence AATTCCCGGGCCAGGGGCAGGGGGAGGCGCTGCACCGTGCGGTGCGGTCCGCCGAGGTCGCGGAGGAGTCCGGGCTGGATTCGGTCTGGCTCGCCGAGCACCATTTCGTACCGTACGGCGTGTGCCCGTCGGCCGTGACACTCGCCGCGCTACTGCTCGGCCGCACCCGGCGGATCCGGGTGGGCACAGCCGTGAGCGTGCTGCCGAACGCCCATCCCGTCTCGCTGGGCGAGCAGACGGCGCTGCTGCATCTCACAAGCGGAGGGCGGTTCTCCCTCGGTGTGGGGCGGGGCGGCCCCTGGGTCGATCTGGAGGTCTTCGGCACGGGCCTCGATGCGTACGAAAAGGACTTTCCGGAGTCCCTGGACCTGCTGCTGCGCTGGCTGCGCGAGCCCCGCGTCGCCACCCGGGGCGACCGATTCACCTTCCGTGAAGTCCCGGTCGTGCCAAGGCCGGACGAGCTGATCGGCGGTCCCCCCGAGGGCCCCGAGGTGATCGTCGCGTGTACGTCCCCGAAGAGCGTGAAGCTCGCCGCCGAGCGCGGGCTGCCGATGCTGCTCGGGATGCACTGCGACGACGAGGAGAAGGCGGAGATGGTCGCCCGGTGGCGTACGGACGCGCTCGCCGCGGGCCGCCCGCCCGAGGAGGTCGAGCGCGCGGGCCATGTGTCGGCCGGCGTGGCCCAGATCGCGGACCGCAGGGCCGATGCCTCCGAGACGCTGCTCAAGGCGATGCCGGGCTGGCTCAAGCAGGGCCTGGACGCCCATGTGACGGTCGACGGGCGGCGCCGCGCGATGCGGGACCCCGTGGCGTACACAGAACTGCTCTGCGAATTGCACCCGGTGGGCCCGCCGCGGCTCGCCGCGGACCGCATCGCGGCCACCGCGGAACGTACTGGCATCACACGCTTCGCCCTGCTCGCCGAGGGCTCGGGCGATCTCGCCGCCACCGAGGAGAATGTGCGGCGCCTCGGCACAGAGGTCCTGCCGCTGCTGAGCTGA
- a CDS encoding SCO5389 family protein, protein MSLDVSPALLEQAERGEVDEDAFVDCVRTSLPFAWEMISSLVAQLKVDGGDFADNQTPPPDEQARGQLLRALASDAIRGALQRHFGVRLAFQNCHRVAVFPLDSSVDERLARFTSVRAQLLNQSPELRDC, encoded by the coding sequence ATGTCGCTCGACGTCTCACCGGCGCTGTTGGAACAGGCCGAGCGAGGCGAGGTCGACGAAGATGCCTTCGTCGACTGCGTCCGGACCTCCCTGCCCTTCGCATGGGAGATGATCAGTTCTCTGGTGGCTCAGCTGAAGGTGGACGGCGGCGACTTCGCCGACAACCAGACGCCTCCGCCGGACGAGCAGGCACGTGGTCAGCTGCTGCGCGCGCTCGCGAGTGACGCGATTCGCGGTGCGCTCCAGCGGCACTTCGGGGTGCGTCTGGCATTCCAGAACTGCCACCGCGTCGCGGTGTTCCCGCTGGACTCTTCGGTGGATGAGCGGCTCGCCCGCTTTACTTCCGTGCGAGCCCAGTTGCTCAACCAGTCGCCCGAACTGCGCGACTGCTGA
- the nucS gene encoding endonuclease NucS produces MRLVIARCSVDYAGRLTAHLPSAPRLILVKADGSVSIHADDRAYKPLNWMSPPCTLKEGDDSVWTVINKAGEKLIITMEEILHDSSHELGVDPGLIKDGVEAHLQELLADRIETLGEGYSLIRREYPTAIGPVDILCRDSDGATVAVEIKRRGEIDGVEQLTRYLELLNRDPHLAPVKGVFAAQEIKPQARVLATDRGIGCVVLDYDALRGIEDDKLRLF; encoded by the coding sequence ATGCGTCTTGTCATCGCCCGCTGCTCCGTCGACTACGCGGGCCGGCTCACCGCCCACCTGCCCTCCGCTCCCCGTCTGATCCTGGTCAAGGCAGACGGAAGCGTCTCCATCCACGCGGACGACAGGGCGTACAAACCACTGAACTGGATGTCTCCTCCCTGCACACTCAAAGAGGGTGACGACAGCGTCTGGACCGTCATCAACAAAGCGGGCGAGAAACTGATCATTACGATGGAGGAAATCCTCCACGACTCCTCGCACGAACTGGGCGTGGACCCCGGCCTGATCAAGGACGGCGTGGAGGCACACCTTCAGGAACTGCTCGCCGACCGCATCGAGACGCTGGGCGAGGGATACAGCCTGATCCGGCGCGAATACCCCACGGCCATCGGCCCGGTGGACATCCTGTGCCGGGACTCCGACGGCGCGACGGTGGCTGTGGAGATCAAGCGGCGCGGTGAGATCGACGGGGTCGAGCAGCTCACGCGCTATCTGGAGCTGCTGAACCGCGACCCCCATCTGGCGCCGGTCAAGGGCGTGTTCGCGGCGCAGGAGATCAAGCCGCAGGCGCGGGTGCTGGCGACGGACCGCGGGATCGGGTGTGTGGTGCTCGACTACGACGCGCTGCGGGGCATCGAGGACGACAAGCTCAGGCTGTTCTGA
- a CDS encoding STAS domain-containing protein, which translates to MHIRGDHAELVVGGRLDVRSAADARTVLHSAVDDGVGDLVLDLTDLDSWDATGLGVIMGAHRRAGRCGRRLVLRGVPPQMQRLLVATRLHRILAIEGGLAAESLPRV; encoded by the coding sequence ATGCACATCAGGGGCGACCACGCCGAGCTGGTCGTCGGGGGCCGCCTCGACGTCCGCAGCGCGGCGGACGCCCGTACGGTCCTGCACTCGGCCGTCGACGACGGAGTCGGCGACCTCGTGCTCGACCTGACCGACCTCGATTCCTGGGATGCCACCGGGCTCGGGGTCATCATGGGCGCGCACCGGCGGGCCGGCCGGTGCGGCCGCCGGCTGGTGCTGCGCGGTGTGCCGCCACAGATGCAGAGACTGCTCGTCGCCACCCGGCTGCACCGCATTCTCGCCATCGAAGGCGGCCTCGCGGCCGAATCGCTTCCTCGGGTCTGA
- a CDS encoding 3-hydroxyacyl-CoA dehydrogenase family protein yields MARKLAVIGAGLMGSGIAQVSAQAGWEVVLRDVTDAALTRGTDGIKASYDKFVSKGKLEAADAEAALARITTTTDLDAAADADIVVEAVFEKLEVKHEIFRTLDKLVRDDAVLASNTSAIPITKIAAVTERPDRVVGAHFFSPVPMMQLCELVRGYKTSDETLATTREFAESVGKTCIVVNRDVAGFVTTRLISALVVEAAKLYESGVATVEDIDIACKLGFGHAMGPLATADLTGVDILLHATSNIYTESQDEKFAPPELMRRMVDAGDIGRKSGQGFYKH; encoded by the coding sequence GTGGCCAGGAAGCTCGCCGTCATCGGGGCCGGACTCATGGGGTCCGGTATCGCGCAGGTCTCGGCCCAGGCGGGCTGGGAAGTCGTGCTGCGCGATGTCACCGACGCGGCCCTGACCCGCGGCACGGACGGCATCAAGGCCTCGTACGACAAGTTCGTCTCCAAGGGCAAGCTCGAAGCGGCCGACGCCGAGGCGGCATTGGCGCGCATCACCACCACCACCGACCTGGACGCCGCCGCCGACGCGGACATCGTCGTCGAGGCGGTCTTCGAGAAGCTCGAGGTCAAGCACGAGATCTTCCGTACGCTCGACAAGCTCGTACGGGACGACGCCGTCCTCGCCTCCAACACCTCCGCCATCCCGATCACGAAGATCGCGGCGGTGACGGAGCGTCCGGACCGCGTCGTCGGTGCGCACTTCTTCTCGCCCGTCCCGATGATGCAGCTGTGCGAGCTGGTGCGCGGCTACAAGACGAGCGACGAAACCCTCGCCACCACGCGGGAGTTCGCCGAGTCCGTCGGCAAGACCTGCATCGTCGTCAACCGCGATGTCGCCGGTTTTGTCACCACCCGCCTCATTTCGGCGCTGGTCGTCGAGGCCGCCAAGCTCTACGAATCGGGCGTCGCGACCGTCGAGGACATCGACATCGCCTGCAAGCTGGGCTTCGGTCACGCCATGGGGCCGCTCGCCACCGCCGACCTGACGGGCGTGGACATCCTGCTGCACGCCACGAGCAACATCTACACCGAGTCCCAGGACGAGAAGTTCGCGCCGCCGGAGCTGATGCGCCGGATGGTGGATGCGGGTGACATCGGTCGCAAGAGCGGGCAGGGCTTCTACAAGCACTGA
- a CDS encoding cob(I)yrinic acid a,c-diamide adenosyltransferase — protein MVNLTRIYTRTGDQGTTALGDMSRTAKTDLRIAAYADANEANAVIGTAIALGQLPQEVVKVLVRVQNDLFDVGADLATPVVENPEYPPLRVEQFYIDKLEADCDRFNEELDKLRSFILPGGTPGAALLHQSCTVVRRAERSTWAALEVHGEIMNPLTATYLNRLSDLLFILARTANKEVGDVLWVPGGER, from the coding sequence ATGGTCAATCTGACGCGCATCTATACCCGTACCGGCGACCAGGGCACGACGGCCCTCGGCGACATGAGCCGCACGGCCAAGACCGATCTGCGGATCGCGGCGTACGCCGACGCCAATGAGGCCAATGCCGTTATCGGCACGGCCATCGCCCTCGGGCAGCTCCCGCAGGAGGTCGTGAAGGTCCTCGTCCGCGTCCAGAACGACCTGTTCGACGTGGGCGCGGACCTCGCCACCCCGGTCGTCGAGAACCCGGAGTATCCGCCACTGCGGGTCGAGCAGTTCTACATCGACAAGCTGGAGGCGGACTGTGACCGCTTCAACGAGGAGCTGGACAAGCTCCGCAGCTTCATCCTGCCCGGCGGTACACCGGGCGCGGCGCTGCTGCACCAGTCCTGCACGGTCGTACGGCGCGCGGAGCGCTCGACGTGGGCGGCGCTCGAGGTGCACGGCGAGATCATGAACCCGCTCACCGCGACGTATCTCAACCGCCTCTCCGACCTCCTGTTCATCCTGGCCCGTACGGCCAACAAGGAGGTCGGAGACGTGCTCTGGGTGCCGGGAGGCGAGCGCTAA
- a CDS encoding sensor histidine kinase: MTAFPRPHRDDVLIAVAGFLGGLLMWSLGLDTHSDQGFEPRSLALVPLAVMSGAELLRRTMPNTSLAIGCLTMLADQFTVGNVATIAMFTDLVYAAVLYGTPAAARRIPAVSMVATAAVTVTALVIYQDAQAILPGLLFAVLTVVPAWTGVSVRTHRDAAEAAQLRAEQTALLAEIDRTQAVTAERARMARELHDLVAGHLSAIAIHSTAALSLDDPKTSREALGVIRENSVDGLAEMRRLIGLLRDSGGDAEPAAAPTLAGVDALLDQSRTNGASSGLECTLEDTREAGLALPAPVELAAYRIIQESLTNALKHASPGRIRVALAQDERTLTVRVTSPYGDRPGPRAPGSGAGLVGMRERVALLDGQFESGPVTNGDGRKIWQVRAELPVEEGNRKA, translated from the coding sequence GTGACCGCCTTCCCCCGCCCGCACCGCGACGACGTGCTCATCGCCGTGGCCGGATTCCTCGGCGGCCTGCTGATGTGGTCGCTCGGTCTGGACACCCACAGCGACCAGGGCTTCGAACCGCGCTCGCTCGCGCTGGTGCCGCTGGCCGTGATGAGCGGGGCGGAGCTGCTGCGCCGGACGATGCCGAACACCTCGCTGGCGATCGGCTGTCTGACGATGCTGGCCGACCAGTTCACCGTCGGGAATGTCGCCACCATCGCGATGTTCACGGATCTGGTCTACGCGGCCGTTCTGTACGGCACACCCGCGGCCGCACGCCGTATCCCCGCCGTGTCCATGGTGGCCACCGCCGCCGTCACGGTCACCGCACTCGTCATCTACCAGGATGCACAGGCCATTCTGCCCGGCCTCCTCTTCGCCGTATTGACGGTGGTCCCGGCCTGGACCGGCGTGAGCGTACGCACCCATCGCGACGCTGCCGAAGCCGCCCAGCTGCGCGCCGAGCAAACCGCCCTGCTCGCCGAGATCGACCGCACCCAGGCGGTCACCGCCGAGCGCGCCCGGATGGCCCGAGAGCTGCACGACCTGGTCGCGGGCCATCTCTCGGCGATCGCGATCCACTCCACGGCCGCGCTCTCCCTCGACGACCCGAAGACGTCCCGCGAGGCGCTCGGCGTCATCCGCGAGAACAGCGTCGACGGGCTCGCCGAGATGCGTCGGCTGATCGGGCTGCTGCGGGACAGCGGCGGCGACGCGGAGCCGGCCGCCGCGCCGACACTCGCCGGTGTCGACGCGCTCCTCGATCAGTCGCGGACGAACGGCGCCTCCAGCGGCCTGGAGTGCACGCTCGAAGACACCCGCGAGGCGGGCCTGGCGCTGCCCGCGCCGGTCGAGCTCGCTGCGTACCGCATCATCCAGGAGTCGCTGACCAACGCCCTCAAGCACGCGTCGCCGGGCCGGATCAGGGTGGCCCTGGCGCAGGACGAGCGGACGCTGACGGTACGGGTCACCAGCCCGTACGGCGACCGGCCCGGGCCGCGCGCCCCCGGCTCGGGGGCCGGTCTGGTCGGCATGCGCGAGCGTGTGGCGCTGCTGGACGGGCAGTTCGAGTCGGGACCGGTGACCAATGGCGACGGCCGCAAGATCTGGCAGGTGCGGGCGGAACTGCCCGTCGAGGAAGGGAACCGGAAGGCATGA
- a CDS encoding response regulator transcription factor: MTIRVLVAEDQSAVRAGLVLILRSAPDIEVAGEAADGEEAVRLARELRPDLVLMDVQMPRLDGVSATRQVVAEQLADVLVLTTFDLDEYVFGALRAGAAGFLLKNTDAKDLLEAVRTVARGEGLIAPAVTRRLIAEFAAPTPPRSPDAPDAAILDVLTRREREVLSCLGKGMSNAEIAGHLDMAEATVKTHVSRLLGKLEMRSRVQAAVLVQELGI, from the coding sequence ATGACGATCCGGGTACTGGTCGCGGAGGACCAGAGTGCCGTACGCGCCGGTCTGGTCCTCATCCTGCGCAGCGCGCCGGACATCGAGGTGGCCGGCGAGGCGGCGGACGGCGAGGAAGCCGTGCGGCTGGCCCGCGAGCTGCGCCCGGACCTGGTGCTGATGGATGTTCAGATGCCGCGGCTCGACGGGGTGTCGGCGACCCGGCAGGTCGTCGCCGAACAGCTCGCCGACGTACTCGTACTGACCACGTTCGATCTGGACGAGTACGTCTTCGGGGCGCTGCGGGCGGGGGCCGCGGGCTTCCTGCTGAAGAACACCGATGCCAAGGATCTGCTGGAGGCGGTGCGCACGGTGGCGCGCGGCGAGGGGCTGATCGCGCCTGCTGTGACCCGCCGGCTGATCGCGGAGTTCGCTGCGCCGACTCCCCCGCGATCCCCGGACGCGCCCGACGCCGCGATCCTCGATGTGCTGACCCGGCGCGAGCGCGAGGTGCTGTCGTGTCTCGGCAAGGGCATGTCGAACGCCGAGATCGCGGGACACCTCGACATGGCGGAGGCCACGGTGAAGACCCATGTGAGCCGGCTGCTGGGCAAGCTGGAGATGCGCAGCCGGGTCCAAGCGGCGGTTCTGGTACAGGAGTTGGGCATCTAG
- a CDS encoding glycosyl hydrolase family 18 protein, whose protein sequence is MNTQPPLHSTRFRLRSRAVAGLTALLLPLAAMVGLASPAEAAPSATATYAKVSDWGTGFEGKWTVKNTGTTSLSSWTVEWDFPSGTAVTSAWDADVTSSGTHWTAKNKSYNGTLAAGASISFGFNGTGSGAPSGCKLNGASCDGGSVPGDNPPSAPGTPSASDITNTSVKLTWTAATDDKGIKNYDVLRDGAKIATVTGTTYTNTGLTAGTDYSYTVQARDTADQTGPVSGARAVRTTGGSNPDPGSKVKLGYFTEWGVYDRNYHVKNLVTSGSASKITHINYAFGNVQGGKCTVGEAFPAYEKSYTADQSVDGVADTWDQPLRGNFNQLKKLKAQYPNIKVLWSFGGWTWSGGFGQAAANPTAFAQSCYDLLNDPRWAGLFDGIDLDWEYPNACGLSCDTSGAASFKNMMQAMRAKFGSKLVTAAITADASSGGKIDAADYAGAAQYVDFYNVMTYDFFGAWAAQGPTAPHSPLTSYSGIPQQGFNSDAAIQKLKGKGIAGSKLNLGIGFYGRGWTGVTQAAPGGSATGPAPGKYEQGIDDYKELKTKCPTTGTVAGTAYAHCGTQWWSYDTPATISGKMNYVKSQGLKGAFFWEFSGDTSNGELANAISSGLQ, encoded by the coding sequence GTGAACACGCAACCCCCACTGCACAGCACCAGATTCAGACTCAGATCCAGAGCCGTCGCGGGACTGACCGCGCTGCTCCTCCCCCTCGCCGCCATGGTCGGCCTCGCCTCCCCCGCCGAGGCCGCTCCCTCGGCGACCGCCACCTACGCCAAGGTCTCCGACTGGGGCACCGGCTTCGAAGGCAAGTGGACGGTGAAGAACACCGGCACCACATCGCTCAGTTCCTGGACCGTCGAGTGGGACTTCCCCTCGGGCACCGCGGTCACCTCCGCCTGGGACGCGGACGTCACCAGCTCCGGCACCCACTGGACCGCCAAGAACAAGTCGTACAACGGCACTCTCGCCGCGGGCGCATCCATCTCCTTCGGCTTCAATGGCACCGGCTCCGGCGCCCCCTCCGGCTGCAAGCTCAACGGCGCCTCCTGCGACGGCGGCAGCGTCCCCGGCGACAACCCGCCGTCCGCCCCCGGCACCCCGAGCGCGTCCGACATCACCAACACCTCGGTGAAGCTGACCTGGACCGCCGCCACCGACGACAAGGGCATCAAGAACTACGACGTGCTGCGTGACGGCGCCAAGATCGCGACGGTGACCGGCACGACGTACACGAACACCGGGCTGACCGCCGGTACCGACTACTCGTACACCGTCCAGGCCCGTGACACCGCCGACCAGACAGGACCGGTCAGCGGCGCCCGCGCGGTGCGCACCACCGGCGGCAGCAACCCCGACCCTGGCAGCAAGGTCAAGCTCGGCTACTTCACCGAGTGGGGCGTCTACGACCGCAACTACCACGTCAAGAATCTGGTCACCAGCGGCTCCGCCTCGAAGATCACGCACATCAACTACGCCTTCGGCAACGTCCAAGGCGGTAAGTGCACAGTCGGCGAGGCCTTCCCGGCGTACGAGAAGTCGTACACCGCCGACCAGAGCGTCGACGGCGTCGCCGACACCTGGGACCAGCCGCTGCGCGGCAACTTCAACCAGCTGAAGAAGCTCAAGGCGCAGTACCCGAACATCAAGGTGCTGTGGTCGTTCGGCGGCTGGACCTGGTCCGGCGGCTTCGGCCAGGCCGCGGCGAACCCGACGGCCTTCGCCCAGTCCTGCTACGACCTGCTCAACGACCCACGCTGGGCCGGGCTCTTCGACGGCATCGACCTGGACTGGGAGTACCCGAACGCCTGCGGTCTGTCCTGCGACACCAGCGGCGCCGCGTCCTTCAAGAACATGATGCAGGCGATGCGCGCCAAGTTCGGCAGCAAGCTCGTCACCGCGGCCATCACCGCGGACGCGTCATCCGGCGGCAAGATCGACGCGGCCGACTACGCCGGCGCCGCCCAGTACGTCGACTTCTACAACGTGATGACGTACGACTTCTTCGGCGCCTGGGCCGCACAGGGCCCCACCGCCCCGCACTCCCCTCTCACCTCGTACTCCGGCATCCCGCAGCAGGGCTTCAACTCCGACGCGGCGATCCAGAAGCTCAAGGGCAAGGGGATCGCGGGCAGCAAGCTGAACCTGGGCATCGGTTTCTACGGCCGCGGCTGGACCGGCGTCACCCAGGCGGCGCCCGGCGGCTCGGCCACCGGACCGGCCCCCGGAAAGTACGAGCAGGGCATCGACGACTACAAGGAGCTCAAGACCAAGTGCCCCACCACCGGCACCGTCGCCGGGACCGCCTACGCACACTGCGGCACCCAGTGGTGGAGCTATGACACCCCGGCCACCATCAGCGGGAAGATGAACTACGTGAAGAGCCAGGGCCTCAAGGGCGCGTTCTTCTGGGAGTTCAGCGGCGACACCAGCAACGGAGAACTGGCGAACGCGATCAGCAGCGGTCTTCAGTAG
- a CDS encoding DUF2550 domain-containing protein: MFLALLVSGLVVVTLVAVGLFVFGLRRRLIQRSGGTFDCSLRWNVPEETDLSGKGWVYGVARYSGDRIMWFRVFSYAPRPRRVLERSAIEVIARRTPEGEEELALLSDAVVLGCLHRGTRLELAMSEDALTGFLAWLEAAPPGQRVNVA; this comes from the coding sequence ATGTTCCTCGCTCTGCTTGTGAGCGGCCTGGTTGTCGTCACACTGGTTGCGGTCGGGCTGTTCGTCTTCGGACTGCGACGGCGGCTGATCCAGCGCTCGGGCGGCACCTTTGACTGCAGTCTGCGCTGGAATGTCCCGGAGGAGACCGACCTCTCCGGCAAGGGCTGGGTGTATGGCGTCGCCCGCTACAGCGGTGACCGGATCATGTGGTTCCGGGTCTTCTCGTACGCCCCCCGCCCGCGGCGTGTCCTGGAGCGCTCGGCGATCGAGGTCATCGCGCGCCGCACTCCCGAGGGTGAGGAGGAGCTGGCGCTGCTCTCCGACGCGGTGGTGCTCGGCTGTCTGCACCGGGGGACGCGGCTGGAGCTGGCGATGAGCGAGGACGCGCTCACCGGCTTCCTCGCCTGGCTGGAGGCGGCGCCGCCCGGCCAGAGAGTCAATGTGGCCTAG
- a CDS encoding F0F1 ATP synthase subunit epsilon, with amino-acid sequence MAAELHVELVAADRSVWSGEATMVVARTTSGDIGVMPGHQPLLGVLESGPVTIRTSEGGTVVAAVHGGFISFADNKLSLLAEIAELADEIDAQRAERALERAKSDDDDAAERRADVRLRAVAVH; translated from the coding sequence TTGGCTGCTGAGCTGCATGTCGAGCTGGTCGCCGCGGACCGCAGCGTCTGGTCCGGCGAGGCCACCATGGTCGTCGCGCGCACCACGTCCGGCGACATCGGCGTCATGCCCGGTCACCAGCCGCTGCTCGGTGTGCTGGAGTCGGGCCCGGTGACCATCCGTACGAGCGAGGGCGGGACCGTCGTCGCCGCTGTGCACGGCGGTTTCATCTCGTTCGCCGACAACAAACTGTCCCTGCTGGCGGAGATCGCCGAGCTGGCGGACGAGATCGATGCCCAGCGCGCGGAGCGTGCGCTGGAGCGCGCAAAGTCGGACGACGACGACGCCGCCGAGCGGCGCGCCGATGTCCGGCTGCGTGCGGTGGCGGTGCACTGA
- the atpD gene encoding F0F1 ATP synthase subunit beta, with product MTTTVETAAATGRVARVIGPVVDVEFPVDAMPEIYNALTVQVADPAQDGQLKMLTLEVAQHLGEGIVRAISMQPTDGLVRQAAVTNTGAGITVPVGDFTKGKVFNTLGEVLNVPEANSETTERWPIHRKAPSFDQLESKTEMFETGVKVIDLLTPYVKGGKIGLFGGAGVGKTVLIQEMIYRVANLHEGVSVFAGVGERTREGNDLIEEMSESGVIDKTALVFGQMDEPPGTRLRVALAGLTMAEYFRDVQKQDVLFFIDNIFRYTQAGSEVSTLLGRMPSAVGYQPNLADEMGTLQERITSTRGHSITSMQAIYVPADDLTDPAPATTFAHLDATTVLSRPISEKGIYPAVDPLDSTSRILDPRYIAQDHYDAATRVKGILQKYKDLQDIIAILGIDELGEEDKLVVHRARRVERFLSQNTHVAKQFTGVDGSDVPLEESIAAFNSICDGEYDHFPEQAFFMCGGIEDLKANAKELGVS from the coding sequence ATGACGACGACAGTTGAGACGGCCGCCGCCACGGGCCGCGTCGCCCGGGTGATCGGCCCGGTCGTCGACGTGGAGTTCCCCGTCGACGCGATGCCGGAGATCTACAACGCGCTGACCGTTCAGGTCGCCGACCCTGCTCAGGACGGCCAGCTCAAGATGCTGACGCTCGAGGTTGCCCAGCACCTCGGCGAGGGCATCGTGCGCGCCATCTCGATGCAGCCCACCGACGGTCTGGTCCGCCAGGCCGCGGTGACCAACACGGGTGCGGGCATCACCGTGCCGGTCGGTGACTTCACCAAGGGCAAGGTGTTCAACACCCTCGGTGAGGTGCTGAACGTGCCCGAGGCCAACAGCGAGACCACCGAGCGCTGGCCCATTCACCGCAAGGCCCCCAGCTTCGATCAGCTCGAGTCGAAGACCGAGATGTTCGAGACCGGCGTCAAGGTCATCGACCTTCTCACCCCGTACGTCAAGGGTGGAAAGATCGGTCTGTTCGGTGGTGCCGGTGTCGGCAAGACCGTTCTGATCCAGGAAATGATCTACCGCGTCGCCAACCTGCACGAGGGTGTGTCGGTGTTCGCGGGCGTCGGTGAGCGTACCCGTGAGGGCAACGACCTCATCGAGGAGATGAGCGAGTCCGGCGTCATCGACAAGACCGCCCTGGTCTTCGGTCAGATGGACGAGCCGCCGGGCACCCGTCTGCGCGTCGCCCTGGCCGGTCTGACCATGGCGGAGTACTTCCGCGATGTGCAGAAGCAGGACGTGCTCTTCTTCATCGACAACATCTTCCGGTACACCCAGGCCGGCTCCGAGGTGTCCACCCTGCTCGGCCGTATGCCGTCCGCGGTGGGTTACCAGCCGAACCTGGCCGACGAGATGGGTACGCTGCAGGAGCGCATCACCTCGACGCGTGGTCACTCGATCACCTCGATGCAGGCGATCTACGTCCCCGCGGACGACCTGACCGACCCGGCCCCGGCCACCACCTTCGCCCACCTCGACGCGACGACGGTTCTGTCCCGTCCGATCTCCGAGAAGGGCATCTACCCGGCCGTGGACCCGCTGGACTCCACGTCCCGGATCCTGGACCCGCGCTACATCGCGCAGGACCACTACGACGCCGCCACGCGCGTCAAGGGAATCCTGCAGAAGTACAAGGACCTCCAGGACATCATCGCGATCCTCGGTATCGACGAGCTGGGCGAGGAGGACAAGCTTGTTGTCCACCGTGCCCGTCGCGTCGAGCGCTTCCTGTCGCAGAACACCCACGTCGCCAAGCAGTTCACCGGCGTGGACGGTTCGGACGTGCCGCTCGAGGAGTCGATCGCCGCGTTCAACTCGATCTGTGACGGTGAGTACGACCACTTCCCCGAGCAGGCGTTCTTCATGTGCGGTGGCATTGAGGACCTCAAGGCCAACGCCAAGGAGCTCGGCGTCTCCTGA